The Catellatospora citrea DNA segment CACGTTCTCCGGCGGCGGCAGCGGGCACGTGCCGTACTCGGTGAACGCGCAGGGCATGTTGACGGCGCGGTTGAAGTCGACGACCACCGCGCCGTCCACGCCCGGCTCGGGCACCGACAGCGAGCGGGCCCCGCCGTGCGTCGACACGCCGCTGGTCGCGTCGCGGAACAGCACGGACAGGCTGCCGTCACCGGCGTCCATGGCGGTCAGCGCCAGCGGCGCCCCGTCGAGTTCGAAGCGCAGCACGCCACGGGCGATCTGGTCATGGGTGAGTCCCGGGATGACCGCGCCGACGGTCACCGGGCGGGGCGTCTCGTAGGCCTCGAAGACCGCGTCCAGCGCCCAGCGCGCGTCGACGGCGAACATCGGCACGCCGGTGAAGCCGGTCCGGGTGGGCGCCTGGGGGTCGCGCACGCGCAGGGCGTACGCCCCGCCGCGCTGGATGATCTCGACGAGCCGGTCGCCGTGTTCGAGCGTGATGCCGGCGCCGCCCTCGACCGGGCTGAGCACCAGCTCGCCCTCGACGGGTTCACCGGCATGGCTGAGCCCGTCCGCGACGTCGGCCAGCAGCAGCGCGCCGTCGTCGTGCACGCCCCAGCGCCCCGGCACGCCGGGCAGCACGACCTCCTCGGCGGGCAGCCAGTGCAGCGCGGTGAGGCTCAGCCAGCCGTGCGGTTCACGCAGCTCCTGCTCACGGGCGGCACGCCAGGCGTCCCACTCCTCGACCAGCGTCTGGGGGTCGACAACCATGTCGTGCCCTCCTTCTCGGCGACGGCGCTCCCGGCAGCCTGCCATGACGGCAACGCTCTCGCAAGATCAGCACCTGCGCCAACGGGTTCCCCCGACCGACCAGGACCCACCTCAGCCGAACCGGTCCCCCGGACACGGGGCCACACTCACCTGCCGCAACCCACCTGCCGCAACTCTTAAAGAGTCGCGGGGTCATCCCGGCCTCGTGGCCGCAAGTCCTTAAAAGTTGCGGCCGGTGGGGGACGGGATCGGTTGGTCAGGCGGTGACCGGCAGGCCCGCGGCCTGCCACGCGGCGAAGCCGCCCGCGAGGTCGGTGGCCCGGTGCAGGCCGAGGTCCTGCAGCGCCGCCGCGGCCAGCGAGGACGTGTAGCCCTCCTGGCAGAAGACGACGACCGGCAGGTCGTACGAGCCGGCCACCGGCAGCCGGGCGTCGCTGCGCGGGTCGAACCGCCATTCGAGGACGTTGCGCTCGACGATCAGCGCGCCGGGGATGCCGCCGTGTGCGGCACGCTGCGCGGCGGGCCGGATGTCCACCAGCAGCGCCCCGTCCCCCTGGGCAGCCGCGGCCTGCGCCGCGTCGAGGCGTGCCAGCCGGGTACGCGCCTCGGCGAGGATCTCGTCGATGCCGCGCGAACCGGCGGGCGCGATCGCATCGGTCTGCACGCTCACCACTGTGCCCCCGCCCGGTCGACGGCCGCCACCAGCAACCGTCCATGCTGGAGCTGGTAGCGGGTCATGCTCGTCAGCTCGGGCCCGTACACGTGCACGCTGACGGCGGGCTCAGGGCCGGCGTTGACGATCTGGTGCACGTGGTGCTCGCCGAACTGGCGGGCCGCCCCGGCGGTCAGCACGCGACCGGTGAGCGCGGCGGAGCCGTCGGCTCCGGTCACCGTGCGCTCGGTCAGCGCGCCGGAGACCACGACGAACGCGCCCGCGCTGCCGCCGTGGTCGTGCAGGTCGGTCTCCTGGCCGGGCAGCCAGGTCAGCAGCCACGCCTCGACACCGAACCCGGCCAGCAGCCGGTGGTACCAGCGCTGCACCGGGTCGAACCGCGGCGCGACGGGCCAGTCGGCGGGGTTGTCGGCCAGGCGACGGGCCGTGCTCAGATGGTCGGCCCGGACCCCGGTGGCGACGATCATTCAGATCACCTGCTTTTCCTAGCGGCTTTGTAGGAATTACACCACCAGGTCGGGCCGGGCACAACAGGAAACGCCGATCCGAATCGTGGCGCGTGCCACGACCCGGACCGGCGTACGACGGAAAGGGGGTCAGTCCTTGGCGAGGGACCGGGCGATCACCATGCGCTGGATCTGGTTGGTGCCCTCGACGATCTGCAGCACCTTGGCCTCGCGGAAATACCGCTCGACCGGGTGGTCGGCCACGTAGCCGGCCCCGCCGAGCACCTGCACCGCGTCGGTCGCGACCTGCATGGCCATGTCGGTGGCGAACAGCTTGGTCTTGGCCGCCTCGATCGAGTACGGCAGGCCCGCGTCGCGCAGCCGGGCCGCGTGCAGCATCAGCGCCCGCGCCGCGGAGATCTGCGTGGCCGAGTCGGCCAGCATGAAGCCCAGGCCCTGCAGGTCGATGATCGGCTTGCCGAACTGCACCCGCTCCCGGGCGTAGTTCACGGCGTAGTCCAGCGCGCCCTGGGCCAGGCCGATCGCGCACGCGGCGATGCCCAGGCGGCCCGAG contains these protein-coding regions:
- a CDS encoding DUF1684 domain-containing protein; translated protein: MVVDPQTLVEEWDAWRAAREQELREPHGWLSLTALHWLPAEEVVLPGVPGRWGVHDDGALLLADVADGLSHAGEPVEGELVLSPVEGGAGITLEHGDRLVEIIQRGGAYALRVRDPQAPTRTGFTGVPMFAVDARWALDAVFEAYETPRPVTVGAVIPGLTHDQIARGVLRFELDGAPLALTAMDAGDGSLSVLFRDATSGVSTHGGARSLSVPEPGVDGAVVVDFNRAVNMPCAFTEYGTCPLPPPENVLAIAVEAGERTPR
- a CDS encoding rhodanese-like domain-containing protein codes for the protein MSVQTDAIAPAGSRGIDEILAEARTRLARLDAAQAAAAQGDGALLVDIRPAAQRAAHGGIPGALIVERNVLEWRFDPRSDARLPVAGSYDLPVVVFCQEGYTSSLAAAALQDLGLHRATDLAGGFAAWQAAGLPVTA
- a CDS encoding cysteine dioxygenase, with translation MIVATGVRADHLSTARRLADNPADWPVAPRFDPVQRWYHRLLAGFGVEAWLLTWLPGQETDLHDHGGSAGAFVVVSGALTERTVTGADGSAALTGRVLTAGAARQFGEHHVHQIVNAGPEPAVSVHVYGPELTSMTRYQLQHGRLLVAAVDRAGAQW